In Thermovirga sp., a single genomic region encodes these proteins:
- a CDS encoding nucleotidyltransferase family protein: MLNKNVVGIIAEYNPFHNGHLYHMNRSLETSSADAAVVVLSSNFVQRGEPAFLDKWCRAEMALRSGANLVIELPAAFSCHNAGVFGSAAVDLMAMTGVVTHLSFGMEDPDAPLGSIAKILIEEPAAFRKVLRERLDSGFSYAEARTAAVEHMLPGAGEILSSPNNILAQEYVLRIVERRYSLEVSPVKRIGSGYHSGSSGPFASAGWIRDTMRTEGLNYKMIDVMPSRVLSILKEEISLGRCLLSLDIFWRILRTVLVRDGPSRLSKFAEMKEGIENLLWASAV; this comes from the coding sequence TTGCTAAATAAAAACGTTGTAGGAATCATTGCCGAGTATAACCCCTTCCACAATGGACATTTATACCATATGAACCGGTCCCTGGAAACAAGCAGCGCCGATGCCGCGGTAGTGGTGCTTTCGTCGAACTTCGTCCAGCGGGGGGAACCAGCATTCCTGGACAAGTGGTGCCGTGCCGAGATGGCCCTACGATCGGGTGCCAATCTCGTGATCGAGCTTCCGGCGGCTTTCTCCTGTCACAACGCAGGGGTCTTCGGATCCGCCGCGGTTGACCTGATGGCCATGACCGGTGTCGTGACCCATCTCTCTTTCGGCATGGAAGACCCCGACGCTCCCCTTGGGTCTATCGCCAAGATCCTCATCGAAGAACCCGCTGCCTTCCGGAAGGTGCTCCGAGAACGCCTCGACAGCGGCTTTTCTTACGCCGAGGCCAGGACCGCGGCGGTGGAACATATGCTTCCAGGGGCGGGAGAGATACTATCATCTCCCAACAATATCCTCGCCCAGGAGTACGTCCTGAGGATCGTCGAACGCCGCTATTCCCTGGAAGTCTCTCCCGTCAAAAGGATCGGTTCAGGTTACCATTCGGGCTCCTCGGGACCCTTCGCCAGCGCGGGGTGGATAAGGGACACCATGAGAACCGAAGGGTTAAATTATAAGATGATTGACGTCATGCCCTCCCGAGTCCTGTCCATCCTGAAGGAAGAGATCTCCTTGGGCAGGTGCCTGCTCTCTCTTGACATATTCTGGAGGATCCTGCGAACGGTCCTTGTTAGAGACGGTCCCTCCAGGCTTTCGAAGTTCGCCGAGATGAAAGAGGGCATCGAGAATCTGCTTTGGGCCAGCGCCGTG
- a CDS encoding acetate kinase, whose protein sequence is MKVLVLNCGSSSLKYQLFDMTTEAVLAKGLVERIGIEGSRVRHEKTGLEPLKFDTPIPDHKVGIKVVLDTLLDGDQGVIKSLGELRAVGHRVVHGGEKFARSVVVNPEVLKVVEECCPLAPLHNPANLMGIRAMMEVLPDVPQVAVFDTAFHQTMPDYAYTYGLPYHYYEKHRVRRYGFHGTSHFYVAHRAAEMMGKPIEDLKIVTCHLGNGSSISAVKGGRSIDTSLGFGTVPGVLMGTRCGDIDPTVILYIMEHDEVDPKSMSHIIHKESGFKGITGLSSDLRDVEEAAVKGNSKARLALDILFYGIRKHICAYAGAMGGIDAIVFTAGIGENSVTVRKMVCEDLEFLGAKIDLEKNNMRGKEAFINGPDSRVSIMVIPTNEELVIARDTKELAID, encoded by the coding sequence ATGAAAGTTCTGGTTCTCAACTGCGGCAGCTCTTCTTTGAAGTACCAGCTTTTCGATATGACGACGGAAGCGGTCCTGGCGAAAGGGCTTGTGGAGCGGATTGGTATCGAGGGTTCAAGGGTTCGGCATGAAAAAACCGGTCTCGAGCCCCTGAAGTTCGATACCCCTATTCCCGACCACAAGGTGGGGATCAAGGTCGTCCTCGATACCCTTCTCGATGGAGACCAGGGGGTAATCAAGAGTCTGGGGGAACTCAGAGCCGTCGGTCACAGGGTGGTCCACGGGGGCGAAAAGTTCGCCCGCTCCGTGGTGGTCAACCCCGAAGTCCTGAAAGTGGTCGAAGAATGTTGTCCCCTTGCGCCCCTTCATAACCCGGCCAACCTCATGGGGATCAGGGCCATGATGGAGGTCCTGCCCGATGTGCCCCAGGTGGCGGTTTTCGACACCGCCTTCCACCAGACGATGCCGGATTATGCTTACACCTATGGCCTCCCCTACCATTACTACGAAAAGCACAGGGTCAGGCGTTATGGGTTCCACGGGACCAGTCACTTCTATGTCGCCCACAGGGCTGCCGAGATGATGGGTAAGCCCATCGAGGACCTGAAGATTGTGACCTGCCATCTTGGCAACGGCAGTTCCATTTCGGCCGTAAAAGGTGGCCGGTCCATCGATACCAGCCTCGGATTTGGAACAGTCCCGGGTGTACTGATGGGAACCCGTTGCGGTGATATCGATCCCACCGTGATCCTTTATATCATGGAACATGATGAAGTCGACCCCAAATCGATGAGCCACATCATTCACAAAGAGAGTGGTTTTAAAGGCATTACAGGCCTGAGCAGCGACCTCAGGGATGTGGAGGAGGCCGCAGTGAAGGGTAACTCCAAAGCACGGCTTGCCCTTGACATCCTTTTTTACGGGATTCGCAAGCACATCTGTGCCTATGCGGGAGCCATGGGAGGGATCGACGCGATCGTATTCACGGCGGGCATCGGCGAGAACAGCGTCACCGTGAGAAAGATGGTCTGTGAGGACCTGGAGTTCCTTGGGGCGAAGATCGACCTCGAAAAGAACAATATGAGAGGCAAGGAGGCCTTTATAAACGGGCCCGATTCCAGGGTGAGCATCATGGTCATACCCACCAACGAGGAACTCGTAATCGCGAGGGATACCAAGGAGCTCGCCATAGACTAG
- a CDS encoding DUF177 domain-containing protein, translating to MEKSNEDFKTGIGVKPLGWSCSFKGATVIEERGPLVLRCELPISGSVEHWGQEYRFTDPVVVDATVSGDALGLDVDIAFKARMEVDCARCLEATSCEVSESFQLFLKPMPENKGDRVEDGNAEDDENLVLVPSIEGEIDISGQVWEYLVVSLPEKILCCEGCLGLCPLCGRNRNRGECSCSTSEPDPRFAVLAELIENGNDEAPGKGGNRNGNSKK from the coding sequence ATGGAAAAGAGCAACGAAGATTTTAAAACCGGGATAGGAGTGAAACCACTGGGCTGGTCCTGCTCCTTCAAAGGCGCTACGGTGATCGAGGAGAGGGGACCCTTGGTCCTCAGGTGTGAACTCCCGATATCGGGCTCCGTTGAACACTGGGGACAAGAGTACAGGTTCACCGATCCCGTGGTAGTCGATGCCACGGTGTCAGGTGATGCTTTGGGCCTCGATGTAGACATCGCCTTTAAGGCGAGGATGGAAGTTGATTGCGCGCGTTGCCTGGAGGCCACCTCTTGTGAAGTTTCCGAAAGCTTCCAACTTTTTTTAAAACCCATGCCCGAAAACAAGGGCGACCGGGTCGAGGACGGAAACGCGGAGGATGATGAAAACCTGGTCCTCGTCCCGTCCATCGAGGGAGAGATAGACATTTCAGGCCAGGTGTGGGAATATCTGGTTGTTTCGCTTCCCGAGAAGATCCTTTGCTGCGAGGGCTGCCTGGGTTTATGCCCCCTCTGTGGCAGGAACAGGAACAGGGGCGAATGCTCATGTTCAACTTCTGAGCCCGATCCAAGGTTCGCGGTTTTGGCGGAATTAATTGAGAATGGAAATGATGAAGCTCCCGGGAAAGGAGGGAACAGGAATGGCAACTCCAAAAAGTAG